Proteins from a genomic interval of Rhizobium etli CFN 42:
- a CDS encoding DUF982 domain-containing protein: protein MQTIWKKPVTIALEGPHQWVVIQTTQAATWALVEDWPTDEGPALDRACAVCADVISGKRSREEARQAFIEAAIEAGIPIKE, encoded by the coding sequence ATGCAAACCATCTGGAAAAAGCCGGTGACGATCGCCCTTGAAGGACCGCATCAATGGGTCGTGATTCAGACCACCCAGGCTGCAACATGGGCGTTGGTCGAAGACTGGCCGACGGACGAGGGCCCCGCTCTGGATCGTGCTTGCGCTGTATGCGCAGATGTCATATCTGGCAAGCGAAGCCGGGAAGAGGCGCGGCAGGCTTTCATCGAGGCCGCGATCGAGGCGGGGATTCCTATCAAGGAATGA
- a CDS encoding DUF2937 family protein, with the protein MGPIARIVAIVAGLAGGTVFSQAPEFAQQYRQRIGGALDELRVIVEDFNRQAAAHQLDRQQALAAYAQSPDDFLRDRGVSMQSTITRYERLQSQQLKLSTVAPVAKPFVLLRNADDVVFANTWRDFVPGVPVNFAGLVWGVIGFIGGWGMAALLGFGARRVVRGRRAYRQAP; encoded by the coding sequence ATGGGACCGATTGCCAGAATAGTCGCCATCGTCGCCGGGCTTGCCGGCGGCACGGTTTTCTCGCAGGCGCCGGAATTTGCCCAGCAATACCGCCAGCGGATCGGCGGCGCGCTGGACGAACTGCGCGTCATCGTCGAGGACTTCAACCGGCAGGCGGCCGCGCACCAGCTCGATCGCCAGCAGGCGCTCGCCGCCTATGCGCAATCTCCCGACGATTTCCTGCGCGACCGCGGCGTCTCCATGCAGAGCACGATTACCCGTTATGAAAGGCTGCAGTCGCAGCAATTGAAACTCAGCACCGTCGCCCCCGTCGCCAAGCCTTTTGTGCTGCTGAGGAATGCGGATGATGTGGTTTTCGCCAACACCTGGCGTGACTTCGTGCCGGGCGTGCCCGTCAATTTTGCAGGACTTGTCTGGGGTGTGATCGGCTTTATCGGCGGGTGGGGGATGGCGGCGCTGCTGGGATTTGGAGCGCGGCGGGTCGTGCGCGGGCGACGCGCCTATCGCCAGGCGCCGTGA